One genomic window of Aquisalimonas sp. 2447 includes the following:
- the icd gene encoding NADP-dependent isocitrate dehydrogenase produces the protein MTGHISYPSGGQKISVKDGQIQVPDNPVLGYVEGDGIGPDITKASMRIWDAAVEKAYGGKRKIHWAELFMGEKAAGLYDGDYFPDETKEALKDLLVSIKGPLTTPVGGGFRSLNVALRQDLDLYACVRPVRHYAGVPSPLRHPEDVDVVIFRENTEDVYAGIEYQSGTDDNRKVADFLRNEMGERFFEDAGLGVKPISEFGTKRLVRKAIQFAIDNNRESVTLVHKGNIMKFTEGAFRSWGYELARDEFGDATITEEELYSTYGGKRPEGKVVIKDRIADIIFQMMLLRPNEFDVIATMNLNGDYLSDAVAAEVGGVGIAPGANMSDNVAVFEATHGTAPKYANQDKVNPGSLLFSGVMMLHHIGWSEAADLISAAYEEVVTSKIVTYDFARQIEGASEVRTSQFADAIIAEMQGGLDLDQFRSERDQAIEKDRKTRELRRVTSPLEEMVASGRIPHTVGDLMNPNPVSVPADTNVEDAMHLMREKRISSVIVRPGDDGEWGIMTQRDVLARIVQPSRRPNTVKVGEVASKPLVTVPVDMTLNECAEKMGSSNIRRCAVKDKDQEPIGIISDTDIFASVEQFGLPE, from the coding sequence ATGACCGGACACATCTCTTATCCCAGCGGCGGCCAGAAGATCTCCGTCAAAGACGGCCAGATTCAGGTTCCCGACAACCCCGTTCTTGGCTATGTGGAAGGTGACGGCATCGGGCCGGACATCACCAAGGCGTCCATGCGTATCTGGGATGCCGCCGTGGAAAAGGCCTACGGTGGCAAACGCAAAATCCACTGGGCCGAACTGTTCATGGGCGAAAAGGCCGCCGGCCTGTACGACGGCGACTATTTCCCGGATGAAACCAAGGAAGCGCTCAAGGATCTGCTGGTGTCCATCAAGGGTCCCCTCACCACGCCGGTGGGCGGCGGCTTTCGCTCCCTGAACGTGGCCCTGCGCCAGGACCTGGATCTGTACGCCTGCGTGCGGCCGGTTCGCCACTACGCCGGCGTGCCCTCGCCGTTGCGCCACCCGGAAGACGTGGACGTGGTGATCTTCCGCGAGAACACCGAGGACGTCTACGCCGGCATCGAGTACCAGTCCGGCACCGATGACAACCGCAAGGTTGCCGACTTCCTGCGCAACGAGATGGGCGAGCGCTTTTTCGAAGACGCCGGCCTCGGCGTCAAGCCCATCAGCGAGTTCGGTACCAAACGCCTGGTGCGCAAGGCGATCCAGTTCGCCATCGATAACAACCGCGAAAGCGTGACCCTGGTCCACAAGGGCAACATCATGAAGTTCACCGAGGGAGCGTTCCGCTCCTGGGGCTATGAACTGGCGCGGGACGAATTCGGCGATGCCACTATCACCGAGGAAGAGCTCTACTCCACCTACGGTGGCAAACGCCCCGAGGGCAAGGTGGTCATCAAGGACCGCATTGCCGACATCATCTTCCAGATGATGCTGCTGCGGCCCAACGAGTTCGACGTCATCGCCACCATGAACCTCAATGGCGATTACCTCTCCGACGCCGTGGCCGCCGAGGTGGGGGGTGTGGGCATCGCTCCCGGTGCCAACATGAGCGACAACGTTGCCGTGTTCGAGGCCACCCACGGCACCGCGCCCAAGTACGCCAACCAGGACAAGGTGAACCCTGGTTCGCTGCTGTTCTCCGGCGTCATGATGCTGCACCACATCGGTTGGTCCGAGGCTGCCGACCTGATCAGCGCTGCGTACGAGGAGGTGGTCACCAGCAAGATCGTCACCTACGACTTCGCCCGCCAGATCGAGGGCGCTTCCGAGGTGCGCACCAGCCAGTTCGCCGACGCCATCATCGCCGAAATGCAGGGCGGCCTGGACCTGGATCAGTTCCGCTCCGAGCGGGACCAGGCCATCGAGAAGGACCGCAAAACCCGCGAACTGCGCCGGGTGACCTCGCCGCTGGAGGAAATGGTTGCCTCCGGCCGCATCCCGCATACCGTGGGCGATCTCATGAATCCCAATCCGGTCTCCGTGCCCGCCGATACCAATGTCGAAGACGCCATGCATCTGATGCGGGAAAAGCGCATCAGCAGTGTCATCGTGCGCCCCGGTGACGACGGCGAATGGGGCATCATGACCCAGCGCGACGTGCTCGCCCGCATCGTCCAGCCCAGCCGCCGCCCCAACACGGTCAAGGTGGGTGAGGTGGCCTCCAAGCCGCTGGTCACCGTGCCGGTGGACATGACGCTGAACGAGTGCGCCGAGAAAATGGGGTCCAGCAATATCCGGCGCTGCGCCGTGAAGGACAAGGATCAGGAGCCCATCGGCATCATCTCCGATACGGACATCTTTGCCAGCGTCGAGCAGTTCGGCCTGCCGGAATAG